The Candidatus Goldiibacteriota bacterium HGW-Goldbacteria-1 genome includes a region encoding these proteins:
- a CDS encoding phosphohydrolase has translation MTRKKQKIILPRWNKNLINSGLYKQLEFIKEIDKLKSIFRKTRILDNSRHENDAEHSYHLAMMAVILSGYSNTKIDVNKVIKMVLVHDLPEIYSGDIMVYNKKQGEISKEDNEAADKIFGMVPAPMGDELKALWREFEEKKTPEAKFAAAIDRLEPIMQNHAHNGGAWVEHKISKERVVEVNSHIGNGSAELWEYARNLIEECADKGFIK, from the coding sequence ATGACGAGGAAAAAGCAAAAGATTATCTTGCCGCGCTGGAATAAGAATTTGATAAATTCCGGACTATATAAACAGCTTGAATTTATTAAAGAGATAGATAAATTAAAATCAATATTCAGAAAGACTCGCATCCTTGATAACTCCCGCCATGAAAATGACGCGGAACATTCCTACCACCTTGCCATGATGGCGGTCATATTGTCAGGATATTCAAACACCAAAATAGACGTAAATAAAGTCATTAAGATGGTGCTTGTGCACGACCTGCCGGAAATATATTCCGGCGATATAATGGTGTATAACAAAAAACAGGGTGAAATAAGCAAAGAAGATAATGAAGCTGCTGATAAAATATTCGGCATGGTGCCGGCGCCTATGGGTGATGAATTAAAAGCGCTGTGGCGCGAATTTGAGGAAAAGAAAACCCCTGAAGCCAAATTTGCCGCGGCCATAGACAGGCTGGAACCCATAATGCAGAACCACGCCCACAACGGCGGCGCGTGGGTAGAACATAAAATAAGCAAAGAACGGGTGGTTGAAGTAAACAGCCACATTGGAAATGGTTCGGCTGAATTATGGGAATACGCGCGGAATCTTATAGAAGAATGCGCGGATAAAGGTTTTATTAAATGA
- a CDS encoding 8-oxo-dGTP diphosphatase MutT produces the protein MIKVAAAIIMKGEKVLITKRAKDDAHALKWEFPGGKAEKGETLKKCLKREIKEELNLEIKVGDLFEVTAVDKIELTSFLCEIVSGDLTLNVHEDSKWVKIPNLTRYDFAPADIGAVKKLTGLKNTRQVL, from the coding sequence ATGATAAAAGTGGCGGCCGCAATTATTATGAAGGGCGAAAAAGTGCTTATAACAAAGCGCGCCAAAGATGACGCGCACGCTTTAAAGTGGGAATTCCCCGGCGGCAAAGCGGAAAAAGGCGAAACTTTAAAAAAGTGCCTGAAAAGGGAGATAAAAGAAGAACTTAACCTTGAAATAAAGGTGGGGGATTTATTTGAAGTAACCGCCGTGGATAAAATAGAATTGACCTCGTTTTTATGTGAAATAGTATCGGGTGACCTTACTCTTAATGTGCATGAAGATTCTAAATGGGTTAAAATCCCAAACCTTACCCGGTATGATTTTGCGCCCGCGGATATTGGCGCCGTTAAAAAACTGACAGGGTTGAAAAACACAAGACAGGTGTTATAA